CCATTGGAATCAGAATAGGACCCCCTGCAGTTCATTGGGACCAGTGTGAAGTATGAATGAATCCTAGTTCTGTCACTTACTGGTGCTCAAGGGCAAGTCAGTCAAAATTACCAAACCTCAGTTTTTCTGAcctataaagtagaaataattcaCACTCTCACAGGTTTGCCTATTAGTGATAAGGAGTTGTAAATAAATCACAGCAGGTTGATACAAGAGGAAGTGACTGGGAGAAACTTAAGGTTGGGTGGTCAGAAAAGGGCTCTCTCTGGCAGTAACATTTGAGGCTCCTAATAATAAGGAACAAACCAAGTGAAGATCTACAGAAAGAATGTTTCAGACAACAGGGACCACAGGAACAGTGAAATGAGTGTAAAGTGAGAAAGAGCTTTGTGAATTCAAGGAACAGAAAGGTCAGTGTGATGAGAGGTGTGAAATGAGATGCAGGATCAGGCCAGAGGAAGTATAGAGTGTGTGTAACTGCTTTGGGTGAGTTTGGAGGGTTTTAGGCAGTGGCGGGgtatgttttatgtttaaaaactatCAGTATGGTTGATGTGTATAGATAAATTAAGGAAAACTTTATAAGATTATTTAAGTTTTTAGAGTTGTCATCCTTGccataagtctttttttttttgtttttctttttttttgtttttcttgagacagagtctagctttattgcctaggctagagtgaatgccacggcgtcagcctagctcacggcaacctcaaactcctgggctcaagcaatccttctgcctcagcctcccaagtagctgggactacaggcatgtgccaccatgcctggctaattttttctatatatattagttggccaattaatttctttctatttatagtagagacggggtctcgctcttgctcaggctggtttccaactcctgacctcgagcaatccgcctgcctcggcctcccagagagctaggattacaggcgtgagccaccgcgcccggccccttacGTCTTGATTCTCTTCTGGGGGTGGCATCTAGCAGCCTCCTGGACATATGCTTTTTGTCTTGAGGAACTAACCACACTTCCCGTCCTCCTCTTGAGGTCAAAGGCATGCTGACCCTTCCTTCAAATGGCCTTTCCTCAGCTCCTGGCCTGATAAGCCTATGAAAGCAAATAATAGGATTGGAAATGCCTTTAGCACAGACCTCATCTTGAAATGGAGTAGCTAATGGGACTTGGCAAAAAAATGGCTTAAAGCCGGGTGGGCAGACTGGGACTGCAGCTGAGTTTTATCTGTCTGGCATAAAAATTTCGTGTGTTTGatttattgtgttttaatttttttaaaaattcaagtactACACCCACACATTTGAAATGCCTTCAGGTGGGCCATGCATTCCAGTTTCACACAGGCCTTACCACTTTTTGTTGCCTTACATCAGCCCTACTTCATATGTTAATATTacctgctgggccctgggcccctgTATGCCTTTGAGTATTTAATGATTACCAAGTGTGCAGGCCTTAAATAGCAAGAACTTAAACTGTAAAAAGCAAGAGTAACAACAATTACtatccatgcaaatgaaaatatcaactaatgttttccaatgtttttaaaaaggctttttttgCTCTAAAGGAcagcatgaaaaaagaaaaaaaaaggcttctaTCAAAGCAGGAAGATGAGCCCCAGAAACAAGCCTGCAGTAGGCTAGGCATTTCATAAGTGGGACTCCTTCGTGGAACACTGATAAAGTACTTGGGTAGAAACTATGAAGTTGCGCTTGAATGAGGGGACTAGCCTCCAGGAGCAGTGGTGTAAAGTAGCACAGGGCCAGGATGGGTCAGGCTGACCAGTAGGTCTCAGCCTTCTCTTTTCACATTTGTAGGTTGTCTCCAAACACCATGGTGACACCTCACAAGAAGAGCATGCTGGGAAATGGAAACTACGACGTGAATGTCATCATGGCAGCACTTCAAACCAAAGGCTACGAAGCTGTTTGGTGGGACAAGCGCAGGTAACTGAATGAGGCTTGACTTAGTGGAGAACAGTATGGTTGTGCCATAAGCCTTTAGTATTGGGGCTCATGGCATAAGTGGGCAGGTGGCCATTTGTGGTGGTATAGCTAGGGAACCTTGGGAAGTTGGTTGACACCATTTCTCTCCTGCAGGGATGTCAGTGTCATTGCTCTCACTAACGTCATGGGCTTCATCATGAATCTGCCCTCCAGCCTGTGCTGGGGTCCACTGAAGTTGCCTCTCAAAAGGCAGCACTGGATCTGTGTTCGAGAGGTGGGAGGGGCCTACTATAACCTCGACTCCAAACTCAAGATGCCCGAGTGGATTGGAGGCGAGAGCGAGCTCAGGTAATTGCCACCTGTGATGGCTAAGGTGCTGGGCTCCTTTAATTTGGTATGTTGTGGAAGTTGAGCTCATCATTGGTTATTtgataaaggaaatgaaatcctTATGGCCTTGGATCCTCTTGCTGCCTTACTTAGAATCATGGGGTCTTATACTTGAAAGACCTTAATCTTTGATGGCCCATCAGGACTTTCAAGTCCCTTTGGTAGGGAAATTCCACATCCTGGGATCCTGGCCTCCTGTTCTGGTGGGGCTGGCATTATAACATTCTCTCCATAGACAACTGTGACAGCATAGTTGCCAGTTCAGAGAAAGGAAGACAAACATTCAGGCCAGAGAGGGCTAATTCCCCTCGGACTGGCTGGGtgcattggctcacacctgtaatctagcacttttgggagcccaaggcaggaggatcacttgagcccaggagttcaagaccagcctgagcaacatagcaagaccctgtctctacaaaaaataagaaaaatcagccaggcatggtgatttCACCATGGACTACAAATCAGCCAggactacatgcctgtagtcccagctactcaggaagctgaggcaggaggatcactcgagcccgtatgccagcctgggtgacagagcaagactctgtctcttaaaaaaaaaaaatttccctgtgaccaagaaagaatttttttaaaacaatttgaagtCCTTTAGAATATGTTGGATTCTGTTTTCCTAGAACCAGCTAAGGTTGGCAGTAATGTATAAGGATGAGCAAAAATTCGCATTGGAATTTTAACTGGACAGATTGAGAGGTAACCACTTATGGAAACTTCCAAGAACAATTCACTACTAGTATGTTTTTAGGACTGCCAAGGGTATAAATAGTGAGGTTTCTGGTGACCATGTGGCCCCGAGACTGGAATTTGCAAgttcatcatttcattttctctcttaccTATTCCTTTTTCTGTAGGAAATTTCTAAAACAACATTTGCGAGGAAAGAACTGTGAACTCCTGCTGGTGGTACCAGAAGCAGTGGAGGCCCATCAGAGTTGGAGGACTGATGTGTAACATGGTTCTGCCCAACCTTGCCCTTGCCTCAGCCCCTTCAGTCCTCTGTGATGTGCTGTGGCCTCTGCTGTGGGTCTGCCCTTGCCACTTCCCCAAACATCTCATTGGGGTTTTCCCCTTCAGATTTGACAGTGCAATAGGACAGATGCATGGACTGTTACAAGAACCACCCAATGTTTTGTCCCTGGGAAAGGAAGGTAGGAGCTCTGTACACTCTTACGGCCAGCGATCACAAACCCTTGTTTTATttaaaggagaggagaaagcaaGGGGGCGGAGGGGTCCTGGCTTGTTTCCACTTTCTATGAGGACTTGACACAGGTTCTGCTGGAGTGTCACTGCTGCTCCAGACTCACCTGGAGATGCTGCCTCCACTTTCCCTCTTGTCACACCAGGGGGTCTGAAGACACAGTATACATAAAGCCCATGTGACTGGCTTGAAGGACCCAGAGCATAAACGTCTCTCAGGAAACCATCTCCAAAACCCTAGGAGTGGTACACAGTTTTCTTTCACCCCCAGTTTTAAGGGTGGTTTATAGCCAGCCTGGgagttttataatgaaaagttaTCTCATATTCCAAGTCATGTGGTTTAATTTCCACAACATTCTAGTGTGACAGAGATGAGATGGATACCTAAGAGGATGTGGCTAAAGCCCAACTGGGACAGGCCTGGGGTGGCTTGCTTTCTTCACTCCAGTTTTGTCTCTACCATTTCACTACATTGATTTGGGCAAAAGACAAGGCAAAGAGCAATTTTCCCAGTTGACCCACTctggcaaaataagaaaaaagtaagtcTGCCTTTGACATGAAACTTCACTAGTTTGGGACAGAGTTGGGTAAGGAAAGTATTGTGAAGATAAGCTTCTCAGAGTTTAAGAGCAGCCAGAATGAGTAGACATCCTAGGTTCAGAGTCCAAGTCACTATGGTGACAAGCAGAGCCCTCAAATTGGGTGGTTATGTGCATTGTCTTAGGACCTGGGTTTGTCATCTTCATGTAGTTTCCTTTACAAATCAGCTGAGGATTGACCCACCCCCTACCTCTACAAATAGTTGTAGGCCACTTTTCTCCTGTAACTTTGGAAAATAAGAGGGGAAATAAATACCACACACGTGTCACCAACGTGGTTGTGGTTGCCTcaaggcaggtgggcaggcagggatgACCCACTAGCCCTTAAAGATCAATGGTCTTGGCAGGTCTGAGAGCTGCTCCACTGGCGAGACATCTCTCCAGCAGCAAAGCCAGCCTGGGGCTTGCATGCCAATCCTGAGCAAGCTTATTGGGGTGAAGCTGAGGCTTTCTCCCCACTGTGACTGGAGTGCATGTTTACACCAGCACTTTTCTGCACATGTATCTTCAATCCAACAAGGCCATTTTTTTATGCTGAGTAACAGAAGCCACCGAGTGGCTACTGCATTATTTCCTCAGCAACTGGCCGCAGTCTCTTCTGCACCATTTTCTACACCAGACCTGCTTGGCACCATAGGGAGCTCTTTACTCCTGCACAGTGACATTCCAACCACCACCAGCCAGAAGTTACAGCCAACATTGCTGATTGGCACAGTAGGACCTTGGGTCCATTGGCACTGTCTGGTAGCAAGCCATTTCCTGTGAAGGGGAGGAAACTCCTCTCCACATACCTGCTTGGGCCTGTGCAAATGGCACTTCAAAAGGAGTCCTCATGCACTTGGAGTCCACGAGCCAATGGAATATGCAAAGACACTTAAACATTTCAGGGCTGGTTTCTCTGTTCATATCTAATTCCGGTGCTTAGGAGCAGGGACCCATGCTGATGCCCAAGGGCAGAAAGCCCCACTTCCTTTAGGAAGGGAGCACGCCTGACCCTGATGCCCAGGAAGGGGCAACCctaggctttttgtttttcttgcttttattccctttttttgTTGGCCTTGTGCTGGGTTTGTTTACAAAAGATGTATTTTGTttaaccaaatattaaaaatggaaaactctgTATATAAATCTTGTCTGCTtgaattcaataattttataaagacaCCTTAGTATAATGctactttaaaagaaatcaatcacCATTGTGGCATCTTTTAGAGCTATATTGTGTCTTGATCAAACCTCTCACCTAAATTCAgacaaaatatttacttaagtAGGACTTGGCTCAAAAGATACTCGAGGCATTTTTCCAAtttatcttaatttataaaaattaggcTTGACAACTTAAACCCACCTAAGTTTTTACCACACTGGCTAGTATTTCTTGGTATTTCACTGGTATTTCTTCCTAGTTAACAAATGAAAGATCAGGGCCTAAACCCAGTCTTAGCATCCAGAGTCTACAGCCGTGTTCTTatagtcagactgcctgggtttgaatcgaGGTCCAACACTTACTGTGCAACATTGTACAGTGAACTTTTCTGTAgctgtttcctcttctctaaaatgggaataccACCTCCAAAATTGTATAGTACTGTTCTGATAAATAATCCATATAAAAGGCTTAGTACCATTATTAGCACAATGAtcaataaatttatgttaaatgGAAAAACTAAGCCTACACAACATACTGagaccgtctctacaaaaaaaataaaattagctgggtgtgatggcacaccACATATAGTCCTAGTTAttggggatgctgaggcaggaagatcgcttaagcccaggagtttgaggttacagtgaactatgcttgcgccactgcattccagcctgggtgacagagcaagactgttttcaaaaataaaaaacactgctGGCAGGttttggtggctcacgccagcaatcctagcactctgggaggcccaggtggacggattgctcgaggtcaggagtttgaaaccagcctgagcaagaccctgtctctactaaaaatagaaattaattgaccaactaaaaatatatatacaaaaaattagctgggattggtggcgcatgcctgtggtcccagctacttgggaggctgaggcagtaggatcgcttgaggttgctgtgagctaggctgatgccacggcactcactctagcctgggcaacaaagtgagactctgtctcaaaacaaaacaaacaaacaaaacattgcaAAGTTCAAAGACAGGGCTACAGTTGGATTCATCATTTGTGGCTCATCTCAGCAATCCGTTTAAAAAAAACCTGGTTCACAAAATGTTCAATTTGCAACTCTTCCCCCATCCCCCAGAATAGAAATTAGCACTATGTTGTTATTCCCTACACATGCTTTGTAACTGTGCAATGTCATTGTAGACTGTACAAGTACATGGGTCCAATCCTTTGTTTTAGGCTGGTGGGTGTGAAAGCGATTGCCTGAATTAAAGGCAAACATTGCTAGTGAGAGATacttggcactctgggaggccgaggggggcagatggatcaaggtcaggagttcgaaaccagcctgagcaagagctagaccctgtctctactaaaacaggaagaaattaattggccaaataaaaatatatagaaaaaattagcaggacatggcggtgcatgcctgtagtcccagctgaggctgaggcaggatcgcctgagcccaggagtttgaggttgctgtgaggtaggctgacgccatggcactctagcctgggcaacagaatgagactctgaggctgggcttggtggctacgtctgtaatcctagcactctgggaggccgaggcggattgctcgaggttaggagttggaaaccagcctgagcaagagtgagaccccgtctctactataaatagaaattaattggccaactaatatatatagaaaaaattagccgggcatggtggcacaatgcctgtagtcccagctacttgggaggctgagacaggaggattgcttgagcccaggagtttgaggttgctgtgagctaggctgatgccacggcactcactctagcctgggcaacaaagcaagactctgtctcaaaaaaaaaaaaaaagagatacttGGCCAAAAATGAATTTTCGTTCTCACTTTTAGAAACTTGGGCCTATGAGGTGAATCAGTGTTAATATGGAGGTGCTGGTTCAGAGAGGAAATGTGATGTCTCTGACTTTCTAAAATGTTCTAAGTAGTTTTGAGGTACTTATCATAAGCACATGTATGACACTTTCAGTTggaatcatttttaatatttaaatacaaaaagtgagcactggttttttttgttttttgtttttttttaaacacaggtcTAATAGCCAAAGTGTGCAGAGGAAATGAGCTTCTGCCCTGTCCTCCACAGTCCCCATCCTGTGGCTGAAGCCGCAGCCGGCCTTCCTCCTCTCCAGCATATACAGGGATTCATAGTGACCGCTTTACATTACAGTTGTAATGTGTTCTGCCTGTTTCATATTGTGTGTATGTCCCTCTCTGACATCGCcattctttaaaagagaaaaaaagtcattaatgGTCAGGGATACATCCCTCCCACTGGCATCAGTTCCTACCCCACAATGGGATAGTG
This Microcebus murinus isolate Inina chromosome 10, M.murinus_Inina_mat1.0, whole genome shotgun sequence DNA region includes the following protein-coding sequences:
- the JOSD1 gene encoding josephin-1, with amino-acid sequence MSCVPWKGDKAKSESLELPQAAPPQIYHEKQRRELCALHALNNVFQDSNAFTRETLQEIFQRLSPNTMVTPHKKSMLGNGNYDVNVIMAALQTKGYEAVWWDKRRDVSVIALTNVMGFIMNLPSSLCWGPLKLPLKRQHWICVREVGGAYYNLDSKLKMPEWIGGESELRKFLKQHLRGKNCELLLVVPEAVEAHQSWRTDV